One window from the genome of Rhinolophus ferrumequinum isolate MPI-CBG mRhiFer1 chromosome 10, mRhiFer1_v1.p, whole genome shotgun sequence encodes:
- the LOC117029007 gene encoding olfactory receptor 6C68-like, whose amino-acid sequence MRNHTAITAFILLGLTEDPQLQVLLFIFLFITYILSVTGNLIIITLTLVDPKLKTPMYLFLQNFSFLEISFTTACIPRFLYSISSGDRTITYNACFIQLFFTDFFAVTEFFLLATMSYDRYVAICKPLHYMMIMSNKVCKTMITCCWMTALMIILPPLSLGFRLEFCDSNIIDHFACDASPMLKIACSDTWLIEQMVIACAVMTFIITFICVLLSYIYIIRTILKFPSVQQRKKAFSTCSSHIIVVSIAYGSCIFIYIKPSAKEEANINKGVSVLISSISPMLNPFIYTLRNKQVKQGFSDSLKKFAFLIRK is encoded by the coding sequence ATGAGAAACCACACAGCAATAACAGCATTCATCCTTCTGGGACTGACAGAAGATCCTCAGCTGCAGGtcctacttttcatttttctatttatcacCTATATTTTGAGTGTAACTGGAAATCTGATCATCATTACCTTAACTTTGGTGGATCCCAAGCTTAAAACTCCCATGTATCTTTTCCTCCAAAATTTCTCATTCTTAGAAATCTCATTTACAACTGCCTGTATTCCAAGATTCCTATACAGTATATCAAGTGGAGACAGAACAATTACCTATAATGCATGTTTCATTCAACTATTTTTTACAGATTTCTTTGCAGTaactgaatttttccttttggctACTATGTCATATGATCGTtatgtggccatctgcaaaccttTGCATTATATGATGATCATGAGCAACAAGGTATGCAAAACAATGATTACCTGCTGTTGGATGACAGCACTTATGATTATCCTACCACCACTTAGCTTAGGTTTTCGTCTGGAATTCTGTGATTCTAATATCATTGATCATTTTGCGTGTGATGCATCTCCTATGCTGAAGATCGCATGCTCAGACACATGGTTGATTGAGCAGATGGTTATAGCCTGTGCTGTAATGACCTTCATCATCACTTTTATATGTGTACTTCTCTCCTATATATATATCATCAGGacaattttaaaattcccttctgttcaacaaaggaaaaaagcttTTTCTACCTGTTCTTCCCACATCATTGTGGTTTCTATCGCCTATGGCAGCTGCATCTTCATCTATATCAAACCTTCTGCAAAAGAAGAGGCAAACATTAATAAAGGTGTGTCAGTGCTTATTTCGTCCATATCACCAATGCTGAATCCTTTTATATATACTCTGAGGAATAAGCAAGTCAAACAAGGTTTTAGTGACTCACTcaaaaaatttgcatttctcataaggaaataa
- the LOC117028899 gene encoding olfactory receptor 6C70: MLAMKNHTKQTEFILLGLTDNPQLQIVIFLFLLLNYMVSMIGNLTIIALTLLDSHLKTPMYFFLRNFSLLEISFTSACIPRFLITIVTREKTISYNGCISQLFFYTFMAATEFFLLAAMSYDRYVAICKPLRYTSIMSSQVCHQLVLSSWATGFLVIFPPLLLGLDLEFCASNIIDHFICDISPFLQLSCSDIHLLEMIAFLLAAMILIFTLLLIILSYSYIIKTILKFPSAQQKKKAFSTCSSHMFVVSITYGSCIFIYIKPSANERITLSKGVALLNTSIAPLLNPFIYTLRNQQVKQAFRDVFRKIFCALDK; encoded by the exons atgttagct ATGAAGAATCATACAAAACAGACAGAGTTTATCCTTCTGGGACTGACAGATAATCCTCAGTTACagattgtaatttttttatttctacttctgaATTACATGGTCAGTATGATAGGAAACTTAACCATTATTGCCCTCACTCTACTGGATTCTCATCTCAAGACCCCAATGTATTTCTTCCTCCGAAATTTCTCTCTTCTGGAAATTTCATTCACAAGTGCTTGCATCCCCAGATTCCTAATCACTATTGTAACTAGAGAAAAGACCATTTCCTATAATGGTTGTATATCTCAGTTATTTTTCTACACATTCATGGCGGCTACAGAATTTTTCCTTTTGGCGGCTATGTCCTATGATcgctatgtggccatctgcaaaccttTGCGTTATACATCCATTATGAGCAGCCAAGTTTGTCATCAGCTTGTACTTAGTTCTTGGGCAACTGGTTTCCTGGTCATTTTCCCTCCACTGCTTTTGGGTCTTGACCTGGAATTCTGTGCTTCAAATATCATTGATCATTTCATATGTGACATTTCTCCTTTCCTGCAACTTTCTTGCTCAGACATACATTTACTAGAAATGATTGCTTTTTTATTAGCTGCGATGATCCTCATTTTCACCTTGTTATTAATAATCCTTTCTTACTCTTACATCATCAAGACAATTCTAAAATTCCCTTCagctcaacaaaagaaaaaagctttttctACCTGCTCTTCTCACATGTTTGTTGTATCTATCACTTACGGTAGTTGTATATTTATCTACATAAAGCCATCAGCAAATGAAAGAATCACTTTAAGTAAAGGAGTAGCCTTGCTCAATACTTCAATTGCCCCTTTGTTGAACCCATTCATTTATACTCTGAGGAACCAGCAAGTTAAACAAGCCTTCAGAGATGTAtttagaaagatattttgtgCTTTAGACAAgtaa
- the LOC117028896 gene encoding olfactory receptor 6C2-like has protein sequence MRNYTAITTFILLGLTEDPQLQILVFIFLFLTYMLSITGNMTIIILTLTDSHLKTPMYFFLRNFSFLEISFTTVCIPRFLYSLSTGDNTITYNACVSQIFFIGLFGATEFFLLAAMSYDRYVAICKPLHYTTIMNNRVCTIVVLCCWISGLMIIITPLGMGLRLEFCDSSTVDHFGCDASPLFKISCSDTWFIEQMVIICAVLTFIITLIGVILSYIYIIRTILRFPSAQQRKKAFSTCSSHMIVVSITYGSCIFIYIKPSAKEEVDINKGVSLLTTSVAPLLNPFIYTLRNKQVKQAFNDTIKKIAFILHR, from the coding sequence ATGAGAAATTACACAGCAATAACAACATTCATCCTGTTGGGACTTACAGAGGATCCACAGCTGCAGATTctggtttttatctttttgtttctcaCCTACATGCTGAGTATTACTGGAAATATGACCATTATCATTCTTACACTCACGGATTCTCATCTTAAAACacctatgtattttttccttcgAAATTTCTCCTTCTTAGAAATCTCATTTACTACGGTCTGTATTCCCAGATTCCTGTACAGCTTATCAACTGGAGACAATACCATTACTTATAATGCTTGTGTcagtcaaatattttttattggacTTTTTGGGGCCACAGAATTTTTTCTTCTGGCAGCCATGTCCTATGaccgctatgtggccatctgTAAACCCCTTCATTACACGACCATCATGAACAACAGGGTCTGTACCATCGTGGTCCTGTGCTGCTGGATCTCTGGGTTAATGATCATCATCACACCACTTGGCATGGGCCTCCGGCTGGAATTCTGTGACTCCAGTACCGTTGATCATTTTGGCTGTGATGCATCTCCCCTTTTTAAGATTTCATGCTCAGATACGTGGTTCATAGAACAAATGGTTATAATCTGTGCAgtattgacattcattattacaCTGATAGGTGTCATTctttcatacatatatatcatcaGAACAATTCTAAGATTCCCTTctgctcaacaaagaaaaaaagctttctcCACCTGTTCTTCTCACATGATTGTTGTTTCCATCACCTATGGCAGCTGCATCTTCATCTATATCAAGCCTTCAGCCAAAGAAGAGGTGGACATCAATAAAGGGGTATCTTTGCTCACTACATCTGTTGCCCCTTTATTGAACCCCTTCATTTATACCTTGAGGAACAAGCAAGTGAAACAAGCTTTCAATGACACCATCAAAAAAATTGCATTTATCTTACACAGGTAG
- the LOC117028824 gene encoding LOW QUALITY PROTEIN: olfactory receptor 6C2-like (The sequence of the model RefSeq protein was modified relative to this genomic sequence to represent the inferred CDS: inserted 1 base in 1 codon): MSYDRYVAICKPLHYTTIMNNRVCTILVLCCWISGLMIIITPLGMGLQLEFCDSSTVDHFGCDASPLLRFXCSDTWFIKQTVIICAVLTFFITLRGVILSYLHSRTILRFPSTQERKKAYSTCSSHMIVVSITYGDCIFIYIKPSAKEEVDINKGVSLLNTSVAPLLNPFIYTLRNKQVKQAFNDIIKKISFLVCTKLAVYLINH, from the exons ATGTCCTATGaccgctatgtggccatctgTAAGCCCCTTCATTACACGACCATTATGAACAACAGGGTCTGTACCATCCTGGTCCTGTGCTGCTGGATCTCTGGGTTAATGATCATCATCACGCCACTTGGCATGGGCCTCCAGCTGGAATTCTGTGACTCCAGTACCGTTGATCATTTTGGCTGTGATGCATCTCCCCTTTTAAGAT AATGCTCAGATACGTGGTTCATAAAACAGACTGTTATTATTTGTGCAGTGTTAACATTCTTTATCACACTAAGAGGTGTGATTCTTTCATACCTACATAGCA ggACAATTCTAAGATTCCCCTCCactcaggaaagaaagaaagcttattCCACTTGTTCTTCTCATATGATTGTTGTTTCCATCACTTACGGTGACTGTATTTTCATCTATATTAAACCTTCAGCCAAAGAAGAGGTGGACATCAATAAAGGGGTATCTTTGCTCAATACATCTGTTGCCCCTTTACTGAACCCCTTCATTTATACCTTGAGGAACAAGCAAGTGAAACAAGCTTTCAATGACATAATcaaaaagatttcatttcttgTCTGCACTAAGCTTGCAGTATATTTGATTAATcactga